In Spirosoma pollinicola, the genomic window CGTTAGTCCAGATTCGTGTTCCAGAATGGGCAGACAGTCTTCTTCCGTACAGCCCGGATATACTGTCGATTCATAGACTACATAATCACCGGGTTTCAGTACCCGACCAATCGTTTCCGATGCCCGTTGCAAGGGTTTCAGGTTAGGTACTTTATAATCGTCTACGGGCGTGGGTACGGCAACGATAAAGAAATGAGCGTGCTTCAGATCATCCGGATTGGCCGTAAAAAAGATATCCGTTCCGGTAAATGCATCCGCTTGCAGTTGCCGGGACGGATCTTCATTTTGTTGCAGCATAGCTACTCGCCCGGCGTTGTTATCAAAACCAACAACCCGGAACTGACGGGCAAGCGCAAGCGCAAGCGGCAGACCAACATAGCCCAAACCGATCACGGCAATTTGTTTTTCTTTCTGTTGAAGGGCGTTTAGCAACGAATTAGTTTTGTTAAGGTAGTTCCTGTTGAGTTTGTGTTTTCTACTTTGTTTGTTCCGCGTCCAGTATAGTCCGCCATTTCTCCACCACATCTACCTGTTGAGCCAACATATATAATCCACTGATTGTCAGACCGGCCATCGCAAAAACCAGAACCACAAGTGTTCGCCTGGGCGATGTTCGTTTGAGCGGCACCTTAGGCGGTTCGAGCACAGTAAAGACCGGCGTTCTGGCCTGTACGTTTAGTTTCGCCTGCTCAAACTGGCGTGCCAGCTCTGTATAAACGGTTTGAGCAATACTCAGTTCAGTTTCCATTTGTTGCCTGTCCATTGTGGTCGCCAGCATCACAACGTGTTTGTGTTGATCGTCATAGTGAAACAGGGCAAGCTGCGCGTTCATATACCGTTTGTGTGCGTCGGCCTGTTGGCGGTCGTAGAAGCGTAAGTCCTGCCGTGCTTTCCCGGTTCGGTAATTTCGCACATACTGCGTCAGGTACTTCATGGACAGTTGTGCTACGGCTGCCGCTACATTGGCATCGGGCATACTGGCCGTGATGGTAATAATGCCCGAACGTGTATCAAATCTGGCCGCGACACGCTCACTAATTTCTTCGACTAACTCCTGTTGCAGAACCGACAATCGCACCGTTCCGTCTGGCTTGCTTATGGGTTTTAGGCCAACTTTTCCGGCTGGATTAAACGAAAAAAACCGGTTGAATGACCAACCAGTATCGTTGGGATGTAAGAACGCACCCACCGTCTGCCCCTGTCCATCGGTTGTTGTAATTGGTTGATCTATCAAATAGAGCACAAAAGGTGTGCTCTGCAAAACAGTGGGATATAAATCTGGCCGAATGGCATCCTCACGCTCAGCGTCCGAAAAATCTATTCCGGCAAAGCCCGCTACCGATGCCAGGCGTTTGAGTACATCGCCCGATCCGCTGTTCAGTTCGGGCATCAGTCGCGCTTCCGACCGAAATTCCGGTTTTATCAGCAATGCTACTACCACACCTAACAAAGCAAACAATAAACCGCCAATCAACACGGCACGCCTTCCCAGCCACAGCGTTCGTACAATCACATCGGTCGGCAAACGCGACCTGCGATTTTTAGATAACGTCGGGTTAGATTCGGTCAAAACCATCTTGTGAAGGTAGTACGGGCATGCAGTTTATCTCTTGCCAGATTCAGGAACATGTATGAGACTGCAAAACATAGAAAAAGTCTCCTAAACCAACATTTAGGAGACTTTACGTTCAAGAATTAACCACATCCGACGTTTAAGGGAAACGTTAGCTCTATTGAATCAACGACTGCCGCTTGTCTTATAAACGCTGCATCAGGTGAACGACCATTTCATTTTTCCAGGAAACAAAATCGCCCACTGCAATGTGCGCCCGCGCCTGCCGAACCAGCCACAGGTAAAACGTCAGGTTATGCAGGCTGGCAATCTGACCGCCCAGCAACTCCTCCGATTTGATCAAATGCCGTAAATACGCTTTCGAATAAAAGGTGCTGGCATACCCACCCAAACCCGCATCGATGGGACTAAAATCACGGTTCCATTTTTCGTTTTTAATGTTGATAATACCTTCCGTAGTGAACAAAAGACCATGGCGGGCGTTGCGGGTAGGCATTACACAATCGAACATATCCACACCTAAAGCAATGGCTTCCAGAATATTAGCCGGCGTCCCTACGCCCATCAAATAGCGGGGTTTATCGACGGGTAGAATACCATTCACGAGTTCGATCATGGCGTACATTTCCTCGGCAGGCTCGCCCACCGCTAACCCGCCAATGGCGTTCCCTTCGCGCTCTTTGCTCGCAATCATCTCGGCCGACTGTCGGCGCAGATCGGCGTAGGTACTACCCTGTACAATAGGAAACAGGGTTTGGTTGAACCCATAATGCCCCTCTGTCGCATCGAAGCGATTGATGCAGCGATCCAGCCAGCGGTGCGTCATATCCATTGACTTCCGGGCATATTCATAGTCGCAGGGATAGGGTGTACACTCATCGAATGCCATAACAATATCGGCCCCGATCGTGCGCTGAATGTCCATCACACCCTCTGGCGTAAATGTGTGTTTAGAGCCGTCGATGTGCGATTTAAACGTAACACCTTCCTCTTTGATCTTTCGGGTACCGGACAAAGAATACACCTGATACCCGCCCGAATCGGTCAGAATAGGCCGTTTCCAGCCATTGAAAGCATGTAATCCACCCGCCTGGCTCAGCACGTCCAGGCCCGGCCGCATATAGAGGTGATAGGTATTCCCCAGAATAATCTCGGCGTTAACGTCCGTTTCGAGCTCACGCTGATGCACCGCCTTCACGGTTCCGGCGGTACCAACCGGCATAAAAATCGGTGTTTGGATGGGCCCGTGATCGGTTATCAGCGTTCCCGTTCGCGCCTTCGACTGCGGGTCTTGGGCAGTAATCGAAAATGTCATAGTACAAAGATAAGGAAAAGGGGTGGAGTGAGGGGAATAGGTGAGGTGAGTGATTATCGTTTATCCTTATCTCCTCACTTCACCTATTCCACCCACTTCACCAATTTCACTCACTCCACCAACTTCACCCACTCCACCTATTCCACTCAACTTTTCTCTCCATTTCCCCTATCTTTGCGCCCTTGATTCAGAACCAACGCATTAGCGAGTAAACGTCCCCCTTTGTGATCACTGCACTGCTGATAACCTGGCTGTTTATAGTCGGCATTCAGCTTATTTTTATTCTCCTTGTTTATTCAAGAACGGCCTTTTATCGCCAACCCGACCGAAACGACTCCCTCCTACCACCAGTCCCATCTGGCAAGTCTACTGCTCAAACCCCTGTTCAACGCGGCATAACTGTTGTCGTTTGTGCCCGAAATGAATGGGAAAACCTGACCGAATTACTGCCGATGCTCAATGATCAGATATACCCCTTATTTGAGGTATTGGTCATGGACGACCGCTCAACCGATGGCACCAAGCTATTTTTGGAAAACGAAATTGCCCACCTGTCGCGGGTTCGGTTTATTCGTATCGAGAAAGAACACGAGCACGTAACACCAAAGAAATACGCATTGACCATTGCCATCAAGAAAGCCAGCTACCCAACGGTTTTGCTGACCGATGCCGATTGCCGCCCCGCATCGACCGACTGGCTAGCTGGCATGGTAGCCCCTATGGAAACGGGTACAAAAGATATTTCGCTGGGCTTTTCGCCTTACGAGCCCCAACCCGGTTTCCTGAATCTGCTCATTCGCTCCGAAACCCTCTTCACTGCCATACAGTATTTTTCGCTGGCATTGGCGGGCAGTCCCTATATGGGTGTTGGCCGAAATCTGGCATATCGTACCAGCGTATTTTTTGACAATAAAGGCTTTTATACCCATAAAAATGTGGTGGGTGGCGACGACGATCTGTTCATCAACGAAGTCGCCACATGCAGCAACACAGCCATTTGCCTTGACCCGAATACGTTTATGTGGTCGAAACCCAAAACGACTTGGACTGACTGGCGGCTCCAGAAACGACGTCATCTTAACGTGGGCAAATACTACAAATCAGGCAATAAATTTCGGTTGGGCTTACTTACCGGCTCACACGTGCTAAACTGGTTGCTGGCACTGGCTGTGGGCCTTATCGTTTTGGTTCACGAACTCCTGCATACTTCCTTTACCGCCAGCGAATGGTTACTTTTGCTAGCCGGAACGGGTCTATTCATCGTTCGGAAATTAGCATTTTGGGGTATTGTTGGACGAATCAGTTATCGGCTGGGCCATACCGTACACTGGGCTACTATTCCGTTTATAGACCTCTTACTAGCTGTTTATTATGGTTTGGCAGGAATAAAAACACTTTTCAGACGTCGTAAAAAGCGATTGTACTGGCGCTGATTTTAATAAAAAATGTAAAATGAATAATGGATAAACCGCCGACTTGCTTAATCAGTATGCATTTTACATTATCCATTTCCTCTCAATATGAACATCGAATTACTTCTTAAATACTTCCCAAACCTGACGGTTGAGCAAAAGGAACGCTTTGCTGCTTTGGATGGCTTATACCGCGACTGGAATGCGAAGATCAACGTTATTTCGCGTCAGGACATCGACGCGCTCTACGAAAAGCATATTCTGCACTCCCTAAGCATCGCTAAAGTCGTTTCGTTTAAGCCCGGCACCGAAATCCTCGACGTGGGCACGGGGGGCGGTTTTCCAGGCATTCCGCTGGCTATTCTGTTCCCAATGGTCGACTTTCATTTAGTCGATGGCATCGGCAAGAAAATAAAGGTGGTGCAGGAGATTTCTGATGCACTGGGACTCACAAACGTAAAAGCCGAACAGATCCGGGTCGAGCAACTAAACACAACTTACGATTTTGTTGTGAGTCGGGCCGTTACACAACTGAAGCCCTTCCTGGGTTGGATACGCTATAAAATTCATAAAGCCGGTAACAACGACCGCCCGAATGGCGTTTTGTATCTCAAAGGGGGCGACCTGAAAGCAGAACTTGCCGAAGTACTCGACCGTTACCGCGTGTATGACATCTCCGATTATTTTGAGGAGCCTTTTTTTGAGACCAAGAAAATAATTTACTTACCCAAAAAATAACCGAGATTTTACCAAGATTTAAAGAATTAAACAAGATTATGGCAATTGACGGTTGTATAGGCTGTGCAGCAATCCAGAAAATCGTTGAACATGACTTTCACGCTGATTTAACTGACTAATTGAGCAAATGCGTAATCTCGTGCAGTAATCCTAAAAATCCTTTGAATCTCCTTAAAATCCTGGTCAGAGATCATGGCAGAAAAATTCCGTTCCAGCAGCTTCAAAGACCCTATCAACCCCGACGAGGTTGAGTTCAACGACAAGGGCGTTACGTTCCGTGCCCGTAAACTGATTGGCGGCACCGATAATTTCGTATTCTACTCCGACATCTCGGGTGTTGAGATCGACAACGGCGTTTTCTTCTCAACCATCCGGGTGATTCCGCGTGCCCGGCCCGAAATCATCATCCGCAATTTCTCGAAAGGCGATGCCCGTCGCATTAAGGAGCTGATTTTAGAGAACGTCCCAAACAATCGGCCCGATTCTTTTCGATAGAACAGGCTCTGATTATCATCAGATTAAAAAATAACTTCATTTTTTTCAGTCTGATACTTGCGCAATATGGTTCTAGGGGCTACTTTTGCACCACGATTCCCGAATAGCTCAGTCGGTTAGAGCATCTGACTGTTAATCAGAGGGTCGCTGGTTCGAGCCCAGCTTCGGGAGCAAAAAGCCTCAAAACACACTGTTTTGGGGCTTTTTCAGTTTATTTGTACCTACTTTTGTAACATTTACTGATGGTTTCTACTTCACAATCAATTCTTCTCAGAACTTTATAAGCGATTTACTTAAAACAAGAAAGCAACGTATTAATCAGACACCTGAAGATTGGCGTGATTGAATAAATTTGCCTTAATCAGTGGAAAGCTGCCAGAGCAATCTGCTTTACTTTGTACTAAGATTATTACTGTGTTGCCAGAAAGGAAGATTTATCTGAAGACGACTTGAGTCCACCAATTTGACGTTTGGGAATCTGGAACATCATCTAGCCGTTTTTATTTTCTTAATGGTGATGATGATGCAGTTGGTAGGCAATTGACAATCTTTAAGTTTAAGAAGCCAATAATCAGTACCTCCCTGGGAGGGCTGGCTTTTATCCCCATAAACACCTGAAGAAGATGTTCCGCCCACCAAGTACCCTCCATCAGAGGTCGTCATAAGAGTGGCTAAGTGATTATAAGTTGCTCCTCCATACTTCTTATCCCAGAGTTTAGTGCCGGTCGAACTGAGCTTAACAATCCAGTAATCAAAAGAATCTGCATACGTTATTCGCGGAGCGGTTACGTCACCGCTGATGTCACTAACTGATGACCCTCCAATTAGATAGCCCCCATCTGGTGTCGGAGTAAAACCACCAAACGTATCGTAGTAATTCCCTCCTAACGTCTTATCCCATTGTTTGATGCCGTTAGCGTCAAGCTTAACGACCCAGTAATCAAAACCACCTCGATTAGATTGAGTTTTATCCCCGCTTACCCCTGACGTAGAATCCCCTCCTAGTAAATAACCTCCATCTGGAGTCGTTATAAAAGCCAATAAGTTTTCATAAGACTTCCCACCGTAGGTTTTGTCCCATTGTTTAATCCCATTAACGTCAATCTTGATAACCCAGTAATCAAAGTATGAACTCCCATCTCTGGATGGGTCTGTTTTATCGCCTACCGCATCTGAGTTGGAATTTCCACCCAACACGTATCCTCCGTCCGCACTTGCCAGTACGGACACAAGTAGATCGTCCTTATTCCCACCAAAGACCTTATCCCATTGTTTATTGCCGTTAGCATCAAGCTTAAGAATCCAGTAATCGTATGACCCTTTACTAGGTTGGGTTTTGTCCCCACCAACGCCTGATGCACAGCTTCCCCCTAGCAAGTATCCCCCATCGGCGGTGGCAATCATCGACCCATATATCGAGTATGTTCCATACATATATCCAAACGGACCAGGCGGTAGTTTTATCCCTTCATAAGCCTTGTCCCAAAGTTTGTTACCACTTGCATCAATCTTAATTAACCACATTGCGCCAAATGCGTTTTTATCGCCATTTATGAAAGGCAAGGCATCTCCCCCCACCAGATAACCGCCATCGGTGGTAGCCAGTAGAGTTTTAAGATTTTTTTGTCCCTGAGTATTAAGTAATTTATCCCATTGCTTATTGCCGTCTTTACCTACCTTGACTAGCCAAAAATTACCAGACTCATGATCATCAAAATAAGGTGTTTCGAATGATACTCCACCTAACAAATAGCCCCCATCCGCCGTAGGCAGTGTGACCGACAGAAAATCGTTTTGAGAGCGGCCAAAGGTTTTATCCCATTGTCGGACAGGCTGAGCCTCAATATGAACGGAGACAACAAGTATTAACCAGAGTATTCTATAATAGATGACCCAAAGGCCTTTACTCTGTAAGATAGAAGAAGTTATCATAATTCTCTTGGAAAATAGGGAGTAATCAACTCGCAGTAAATTTATGCAGCCAAATAATTAATTACACAAATACACAAACAAAGTAACTATAAGTATACGAGTTCACATTATTAACTAGACAAACATTGTGCCAAATAAGCCAGTTTAGAATAGATTAATTTCTCACTTTGTATTGACGCCAGACAGAGATAAGGGTTTGCTAAGTCGTAGTAGAATTACAGGCTATTAAAATGCGTTCTAATTAATAGATAAGTCTAATGCCCTCTACCAGTTTGTTCGAGTTTTCAATTGTTAAAAGACAAAAAGCCCCAAATCTTACGATTTGGGGCTTTTTGTCTTTTAATGTATTACATTTTGTAATACATTCATTGCTAAATGCTTTTATTTGTCGCTATGGGAGACACTTTTGATAATTTTTCAAGTTGGCTAAAGAACTTCGTTTTCAATTCTCTTGCGGAATCAAGACATTTTTTATTTTCAATTACTCGAGCTGAATGGTTATCTCTTTTAGGCACCATGGCAGCAGCTTTGCTGGCAGCAGTAGTTTCATTGTATGTTGTCTATTTACAAAATACACAGCAAAGAAATAGGGATGATGAGCAGCAAAAGACTACAGAACAAAATAAATTACAATACTTACACTTTCTAATAAATGACTCTTTTAAAACTATTGAATTTTATAGGCTTAGTGTAGAAAACGCCAAAGAGTCTTATAAAAGGAATCCTTTTGTGATTCCTGACTTAAACTCTTATGTGCCACATAGCCTAAATTCTATAGCAAATAAGATAAATCAAGAGGAATATTATCTAGCTTCAGTAAATCAATTCCCTAAAAATGAATCAGGATTTGGGATAGCTGAATTATTACAACTTTGTAACGCCCTTAACGATAATTATACTAAAGCTTTCAGCGAATTTAGTCTTCAGTTTCCTTTACTAATTGAAGATAAAGATAAGTATAGATCGGCTTTAGAAGAATTAATTGAAATTGTTAATCAATACATACTAGAAAACAAAGTAGATGACCTTACAGGTAGCGATAAAATTAATTATATAAGAATTAATGAAATAATGGGTGCCTTAAAAAATAACCCTCCTGATTTTAAAGGCAATGAGTGGTTAAAAATTTCAAATGATTTATTGATAGTACCATTAAATTTAACGTTACAAGATCAGGGAAAACCAAACCTTCGCAAGATTTACAATCAATCTCGCCATGCTTTAGACCTGAGAGTTAACTACATCGGTCGAATCTATAATGTAGTTAATTCTCTTGAGATAAATAGGTCAATCCAACAAGATATATTAGGACGAATTAAGAACGTAGGAGCACCTCTCGAGGTCTACATAAAAGAATTAAACAAAAAAAAGGTTAATAGTTAAATGTAGATACTAAACAAAAATGGCTAATAGATTATTAAATTTAGTCTATTAGCCATTTTATCATTTTCTTCGTAATCTCAAATGAGCCTTTTGACAATTTTGACTACAAAAGGTAGTATCAACCCTTTTGGCTTCAAACTCCTTACTACAGTATAGGCATTTTTTAGTATAGAAGAAATTGGTCCACTCCTGATACGCTCCCGGCATCCTAGGATCATTTAGGTAAACTATCTTACCTTTCTTAACCCGTTCAAAGCTATAATTACGTAGTCCGTTCTTTCCTTCTTTCGGTTCGTTTTTCTTTTCCATTTATGTACGCGTTAAGGCTGTTTAAAATCCTTGTTAGTTGTGCCATAGCTGTGTGTTAGCTCTGCATTAGCACTCTGTTAAACCAATGAAAGCCTAACTAAAGCCTCCATTAAGCCACCTGAAAGCCTATAGTGCTATTCTAGACCAGAATGACCTATCAAATACTCATTAAAATCTTTGCTGTTTGGATAATAATGAGAGCAATCCTGTACGGTCAATTTTTCTTTTCCAAGTTGTTCTAATGCTTGTTTACCTGCCTTGTCATTATCCAGAAAAGCGTTTACCGTTTTATGTGATGCCAATAAGGGTAAAGCATCTTTGACGAAGGAGAGTGAGTTTAAAACGATAGTTGAATTCTTTAGCCTTATTGTATTGAAAAACTGGCAACAGGATAGAAAATCAAATACTCCTTCAAAAAGGTTGATTTCGCTTGAGCCTTGAACGGGTAAGTAGGTAAACCACTTTGGAGAAGTTCCCCCTTTGAAATAATGGCTTCGTAATTCATACCCATTTTTATCATTTCGGAATCCAGCCGCGTAATACCGCTTCTGATTGATTCTGTAATGAATCTCTTGCAAATGGGTTGTTGCGATAGCTTGAGAGATTTTACGGCTACATATATAATCTAATAAAGCCCGGTTTCTTAGGGGGTGAACGCTTACAATCTCGACAGTTGATGATTGCTTGTCCTGAGAGAGATTATTACCGCTAAAAGAAAAGGATTGTGCCTTTTCCAGTTTGATCGCTTCTAATGCGTCTACAGCTTGCATAAAGCTATAGCCTTTGATATACTGAATGAGTCGGATTATATCACCTTGTTCTCCTACCCCACTGTAATCGTGAAATACGTTCTTCTTTGGATTGACAAAGAATGAAGGAGTATGTTCTTCGTTTTTGGGTGAATAGTAAATTAACTCAGCCCCATTTGCTTTTACAGGTTGTAAACCATGCTCACTTAAATAATGCGTTATTGGTATTGCCTTTAATCGCTCAATCTGTTCTTTAGTTTTCAT contains:
- a CDS encoding GumC domain-containing protein, producing MVLTESNPTLSKNRRSRLPTDVIVRTLWLGRRAVLIGGLLFALLGVVVALLIKPEFRSEARLMPELNSGSGDVLKRLASVAGFAGIDFSDAEREDAIRPDLYPTVLQSTPFVLYLIDQPITTTDGQGQTVGAFLHPNDTGWSFNRFFSFNPAGKVGLKPISKPDGTVRLSVLQQELVEEISERVAARFDTRSGIITITASMPDANVAAAVAQLSMKYLTQYVRNYRTGKARQDLRFYDRQQADAHKRYMNAQLALFHYDDQHKHVVMLATTMDRQQMETELSIAQTVYTELARQFEQAKLNVQARTPVFTVLEPPKVPLKRTSPRRTLVVLVFAMAGLTISGLYMLAQQVDVVEKWRTILDAEQTK
- the tgt gene encoding tRNA guanosine(34) transglycosylase Tgt, with the protein product MTFSITAQDPQSKARTGTLITDHGPIQTPIFMPVGTAGTVKAVHQRELETDVNAEIILGNTYHLYMRPGLDVLSQAGGLHAFNGWKRPILTDSGGYQVYSLSGTRKIKEEGVTFKSHIDGSKHTFTPEGVMDIQRTIGADIVMAFDECTPYPCDYEYARKSMDMTHRWLDRCINRFDATEGHYGFNQTLFPIVQGSTYADLRRQSAEMIASKEREGNAIGGLAVGEPAEEMYAMIELVNGILPVDKPRYLMGVGTPANILEAIALGVDMFDCVMPTRNARHGLLFTTEGIINIKNEKWNRDFSPIDAGLGGYASTFYSKAYLRHLIKSEELLGGQIASLHNLTFYLWLVRQARAHIAVGDFVSWKNEMVVHLMQRL
- a CDS encoding glycosyltransferase, encoding MITALLITWLFIVGIQLIFILLVYSRTAFYRQPDRNDSLLPPVPSGKSTAQTPVQRGITVVVCARNEWENLTELLPMLNDQIYPLFEVLVMDDRSTDGTKLFLENEIAHLSRVRFIRIEKEHEHVTPKKYALTIAIKKASYPTVLLTDADCRPASTDWLAGMVAPMETGTKDISLGFSPYEPQPGFLNLLIRSETLFTAIQYFSLALAGSPYMGVGRNLAYRTSVFFDNKGFYTHKNVVGGDDDLFINEVATCSNTAICLDPNTFMWSKPKTTWTDWRLQKRRHLNVGKYYKSGNKFRLGLLTGSHVLNWLLALAVGLIVLVHELLHTSFTASEWLLLLAGTGLFIVRKLAFWGIVGRISYRLGHTVHWATIPFIDLLLAVYYGLAGIKTLFRRRKKRLYWR
- the rsmG gene encoding 16S rRNA (guanine(527)-N(7))-methyltransferase RsmG, with amino-acid sequence MNIELLLKYFPNLTVEQKERFAALDGLYRDWNAKINVISRQDIDALYEKHILHSLSIAKVVSFKPGTEILDVGTGGGFPGIPLAILFPMVDFHLVDGIGKKIKVVQEISDALGLTNVKAEQIRVEQLNTTYDFVVSRAVTQLKPFLGWIRYKIHKAGNNDRPNGVLYLKGGDLKAELAEVLDRYRVYDISDYFEEPFFETKKIIYLPKK
- a CDS encoding toprim domain-containing protein; its protein translation is MKTKEQIERLKAIPITHYLSEHGLQPVKANGAELIYYSPKNEEHTPSFFVNPKKNVFHDYSGVGEQGDIIRLIQYIKGYSFMQAVDALEAIKLEKAQSFSFSGNNLSQDKQSSTVEIVSVHPLRNRALLDYICSRKISQAIATTHLQEIHYRINQKRYYAAGFRNDKNGYELRSHYFKGGTSPKWFTYLPVQGSSEINLFEGVFDFLSCCQFFNTIRLKNSTIVLNSLSFVKDALPLLASHKTVNAFLDNDKAGKQALEQLGKEKLTVQDCSHYYPNSKDFNEYLIGHSGLE